ttcccagaactatgtaatatgaggacaaatGTGAACAAtcaaacctaaacaatccattcaattagtGTCAAAGCTGCCAGGCCCTTGTACTAAACTGCTAATTGTAGTTATAAagtcagattgtacagtgtatagTCAGTTCTAGGCTGATCAATCCCTACCTCAAGATCAAGGGGCGTGGGGTGTTACTGTTTCCTAACCAGATTGTAATGGGCCAGTGAAAACGTATTTTTATAGGTAACTTTACTTAGCAAATGAGTCAGATCTTGTAATAGTTTTAGCTTGGTGACAATTTAATGTCCGTGAGCGACTCACCAATGCTGTTGGCCGTTATTTATTAAGGAAAGGCCATTGAACTGGTTACAAAACCTTGTCTGAACATTAGATTTCCCCCAAACGGATGCCAGTGCTTGAGCTGTCAGTAGCACATCTTCCCTGCCCTGCTTCAGCCAAATTGGAGGGCCATTTATGTTTAGGACCCTGCCAGAAGATTTCTATGCCTCTACTATGGCCACCAATAGACTATGACCATGGACATCATGGTTTTCTTGCACCACGTTCCTGTTAAACCTAGAGAATGTTCTCAAACATTTCTGTCTCTATTTCTAAGATATGACAATTAGTTTGTGAAATTGTACAATCAACTGAATGACCCCAAACACAGAATTTCAATGGAATTGTCTAGTTAACCCCTCTTATATAACCTCCAAGGAATCGATAAAGTAACTACCAATATCAGTCATTGGGTGACTACATTCTCACTCCTGCAGAATCAGAATGTGGGCATTGCCAAGTGCCAGGGTTATTTATCGTATGACACCGATATACACATTGGACATTATTCATTAACGTGTGTCCTGTTTAAAGTACTCGATATTTGAAAATATGTTGCTTGGCATTGCTGGCCTTTTAAAATTATAGTTACCTGGCTGTGTATTCTGGTTTCATTCATTCAGACATActagccttatgccacgtacacacgatcggaaattcggccaacaaaagaccgatgagagcttttggtcggaaaatgtgaccgtgtgtatgctccatcgaacttttgctggccgaattccagccagcaaaagattgattgcatgttctcaatttttcggtcggaaaaagttctgattggaaattccgatcatctgtagcaattccgacgcgtaaaattcctacgcatgctcggaaacaattcgacgcatgctcggaagcattgaactttattttctcggctcgtcatagtgttgtacgtcaccgcgttcttgacggttgaaagttcagcgaacttttgtgtgaccgtgtgtatgcaagccaagcttgagcggaattctgtcggaaaaaccatccaagatttttctgacggaaaatccgctcgtgtgtaagcggcataaggctttgttcacacctgagcgtttttctGCATGAAGCTTGTAGCTGTGAaacactcaacaagccaaatcctattcttttcaatggcccctgttcacatctgagcgttctgtcacctgaaacaaaacgcctgaagctcaaaaaagtacatgagcttatttttggcagattacaagcatttgtggccccatagacttcaatagaaacgcctgacttgagcgttttacaagcatttttcaGCTGAAATAGCAGCtccccacccctaatttcctctccttcTCCTTCCCCTATTGCTTtctataggcaaaaaaaaaaaaaatcttgaagctgtaaaacgcttgtaatatacttctaaaatgcttttaaaaatcttgtaaaaagctgcaaaaacgcttaaaaaaaaacatctgaagaacTCCATTAAATCGataagctccattcacacctgagcgtaaaACAAGAATGAACCAAATGAAAGTCAAAAGATATTCAGAATTCCTTATCTACCATTACAGTTGTCCCAAGTTTGGCCCCGTTCACAATTGGGCGTTTTGTAGCTTGTAGCTTGACGCTCAGAAATGCTCAACAAGTAAAAAAACGATTGTTTTCAATAGCCCTTGAGCGTCCCGTCATTTGTAGCAAAACACCTGTAGCTCAAAGAAGTACATGAGGCAGAATTGAGCGTTTTTGTCCACATAGACTTCTAtggaaatgcctgaaaagcgcaaCATGAGCGTTTTTCTCTATCGTTTTTTCAAGCGTTTTCTGTTCAAACAgcagctctctgcccctttttcAGCAGCACTCCACACCTTTTAGTTGAAAAACACCCGATAAAACTCCAAAAACTTGCAattctgctccaaaaaaacaatCAGAAATGCTTGGAAATGTGATGCTTAGGTGTGAATGTTGTGATCTGGAGATAGAACTGAAGTCCAAGCATTTGTGTGACATCCAGGCAATTTTCATTTTTAGTACAGATCAGCGATGGCAGCCtatatatttacaaaattttctgtgaATTAAATCTTTACTGAGACAAATATGAAGTGTGCCATTGTTCACCATTCCTCTTGAAAATGCTGGTTTTCTGGCTCGTATGCTGATTCAAAACGACCTACGACAAGTATTGCAAATCAGAAGTTCTTGCTTCACTAGCCACATGTTGAAAGAAAAGAGCATGCtcagaagaaggtcagcaatggtGGCCCCATAAGTCCCACGTACAGGTTTCCTTTAGAGAGGAAAGTAAAGTGATCGAAGGAAAAGGTGACCTCCAAAAATATAGAGTGTAAGGAATGACCGTTTAAACTAGTAGTGAACAAATGAACATGGACATATCCAGAATAAACAAAGGTTGGACTGTGCTTATACAATATGACTCAGTATATAGGATATTCGACTAATTGCTTTCATCTTTTTTTGTCTTAGGTTCAGCATGCCAGCAAGCAGATTTCAGTTGAGACACAATACAAGGGTATCATGGACTGCGTGGTCCGTATCCCCAAAGAACAAGGTTTCATTTCTTTCTGGAGAGGCAACCTTGCTAATGTCATCCGTTATTTCCCAACACAAGCTCTCAACTTTGCCTTCAAGGACAAGTACAAGCAGATCTTTTTGGGGGGTGTAGACAAGCACACTCAGTTCTGGAGGTTCTTCATTGGTAATCTGGCCTCTGGTGGAGCAGCCGGCGCTACCTCCCTATGCTTTGTCTACCCACTGGATTTCGCCAGAACCCGTCTGGCTGCTGATGTAGGCAAAGGTCCAAGCCAGAGAGAATTTAAGGGCCTTGGAGATTGCTTAACCAAGATCTTCAAGTCGGATGGTTTGAAAGGTCTCTACCAAGGATTTAACGTATCTGTCCAGGGTATTATCATTTACAGAGCAGCTTACTTTGGTGTCTATGATACTGCTAAGGGTAAGAGAAAACAATTGGTTCTTGTTTTAGCTGTTTGGTGACATTATGCTGTGGTATGATTGTACTAAGTTAGTGTTTCTGTTTTTTATCAAAAGGTATGATGCCAGATCCCAAGAATGTGCACATTTTCGTGAGCTGGATGATTGCTCAGAGTGTCACTGCTGTAGCTGGTCTGGTTTCCTATCCTTTCGACACTGTCAGACGTCGTATGATGATGCAGTCTGGCAGGAAAGGAGGTAAGTCTCATAGCCACAACTGGGTATTTTTCTGAAATACTAATGACAGCTCAGACATGCATCAGTGGATATGTAAAATTGCCTCTATGTTTTCAAAATCAATAGCACATTAGCCAGAAACAGAGCATCCCCATGAGTAAGCCGTAGTGGCCGTAGTGAAACGCGTTGGGCGCTTGGCCtggtgggggtccaggctgagactgccacttgtTCACATGCAGCGGGTCTTGTTCTGATGTGCACCTTCAGCTGTTATCTACCATTGTCTGGAGTGTAGTCGGGCTCCTTCCTGGCCAGCACTCACAGCACCAGGCACAGGACTACACTTCCTTACAGCCTGAGCGGCTCACATGCACACCATGGGTTTGCAAATCTGCTAAAAATTAGGCCTGTTGCACACAGGagtaaaaaaatgcagattttttactAATTTGAAAgtagatgcattgttgtctatgggacatgacacacagctgagtaaagatcagtaatacagcgttgagtacagagcagtaaaaaaaaaaaaaaaaaaaaaaatgtacatttgagTGCAGTAGTTTACTCTCCTGTTTACTCTTTTAGTTTAGTTTATGAGAGTACAAGTAagaagtggcggctggtgctccaccggtcggggggggggaacagacagacctgaccacaggCATATCGCTAATGTTATACACCAGGGTGGGTTCAGGTGCggttctctgcgccccaagcccaccctttttttgaagctaattagagcctccggctctaattacgtgcttcaaaaaaaaccataaaaccccattggaatccatgcgtccgatgGCCAGCATATATTGGGGCCaggcgcatagattagggggggcggcacccctgtgcccctaatgagcGGCCGCCAatactggcaatgaagaagaattgTACTCATCTATACACTCACACACCTCAACATTACTCAGGTCTTTGCACACAGGTTTTGGCCCCTTGCATATGAGCGTCACAAGTTCctgagtaaacatcagtaaattataaTGCCCCTGTGCAAGGGATCTTACATTGCAATAGGGGGTGAAATAGTCTCTGCCAAAATGAACATCAGCATATGTATCTAGCCTTCATACAGCTATCTTGTTTTcagtccattttttatttttcaatttcgaATCCCAGGGGGACATTTACCTTCACATCCTGTGATTTATATACATCAGAATCTTTTAtcactttcagtcctggtgacaTCGGTACTCATCCagatacagcaataaaaactggacaAGCCATCCTCACCTCTATACTCAGCCCCCACATTCTCCTAAATCAACCATTGACGCTGAATTTTAGCACTCTGTCACTGACCTtgacacttaaagtggaactacactgcatctgagcaataGAAaactatttaatacatttttaaaatccaaaGCAAacttccatgtctccatgcttttttttttttttttttttttttttttttactgagaaaagcactttgaaaaataccccctagcatttctggctgtggccatcttgagtaagggcagagaattcatgtagcatttacttcctggaatcaatctgcccttagctgaggtaatccctcctcccttcctgaagacacctaggatgtatgacatcattttcacaggccaaaaaccaggaagtaactgtagaaatgtaaaaaaaaaaaaaaagtttaaaacaagtaaataaaatataCCTCTCTAGCTATTtaaaatgctagcagcataaggattaaaaatagtc
This window of the Aquarana catesbeiana isolate 2022-GZ linkage group LG01, ASM4218655v1, whole genome shotgun sequence genome carries:
- the SLC25A4 gene encoding ADP/ATP translocase 1; translation: MGDQVISFLKDFLAGGVAAAISKTAVAPIERVKLLLQVQHASKQISVETQYKGIMDCVVRIPKEQGFISFWRGNLANVIRYFPTQALNFAFKDKYKQIFLGGVDKHTQFWRFFIGNLASGGAAGATSLCFVYPLDFARTRLAADVGKGPSQREFKGLGDCLTKIFKSDGLKGLYQGFNVSVQGIIIYRAAYFGVYDTAKGMMPDPKNVHIFVSWMIAQSVTAVAGLVSYPFDTVRRRMMMQSGRKGADIMYTGTIDCWKKIAKEEGSKAFFKGAWSNVLRGMGGAFVLVLYDEIKKYA